The sequence ATggctattgctcgtttccataccttcggacatttctctttccatgttataacgtttcatacacggcagtaaaaaaaattataatcaattatctttgtcttgtgtgtgtcacaataacttctTCCTTTTAGTATAGCATAACAATTTTCATCGGcgtaattacaaaatgtatcattcgatcaaaatacattttaatacatttttatatatgatttttatgtttGTACATATATTCGTTTATGTTTGGGTCAATATTTGGTTACCTCGATATGTTTATATGGTCTCCACGATATCGACACAACGGCGCTCGAGTTTATATAGAAAATACaaactaatattatattaattcacGGACTGACTCTACTTACGCCATTTTCTGAAGTGCACCGCTAATTTGTGTATGTAATATTCTCTACCCAGGTCCACCTGCCACCATGTTGAGGGATAACCGGGTCCTGTAAACATACAATACAGTTTGCTGCCTGGTAACCTTGGTCAAGATTCCCATCTACAGCCAGTGAGGGATCTTTCCGCCAGTTGGGATCATATGAACTCTGACTATGCAGAGCTATATTTTCTGAAATATGTAACACAACATGAACTAATGTAATGCTGCATCTACCACGtgattattaatgtaaacaaataatatagattgttttaatttgtttttgtagttctgtttctttttgtttgttttatgtttgtttgtttgtttgtttgtttcttgttgtttgtttgtttcttttttattattattatttcgggCTATCTATTCTGTatcatatatgcatatataggatgtatgtacgtatgtatattttatgtacatacAACGTGTTAAAATCTGCCCAATCCGGATGTTATCTAAAATCGGATTCCGGATGTGAATGCAAGAACAAAAGCGTAGTTTGTATACTAATCATAAGACGTCACATAAGGGCCGCATGGACACTGCGTCTGAGAGGGGTAGCCGATTCGCTGTACCAGTGGTATGTAATAGGTTGCAGTTAATGGATGGCGGAATGGCTCACTTGCAGGCATCTCGCTGTTTGCCTCATGGATATGCTATCATTCGTACATGGCAGGGCTCGACCACAGTCCAGAATGCTCAGTTTACGTTTTGGTGGCACGGTTATCCGAAGCCAGATTCAAAAGAAATTTATACCCTCCCAACCATAATACAACAACAAGTGCTATCATAATAAGAGGTTTCAAATGCACCGTGCAGGTTTCAGACATGTGCCCTATTTAGTTAGAAAAAgaaagttttaaaaagtcaagCAATCATTGATTTGTTATGCATTTATCATACGCTCCCGTCAACCAAACAAGCTGTGAGTAAAAGACTCATGTACATGCAATCTGAAATGCTTTATTCAAGTctgtaacctacttttcatgaCTTATCACCGtccccatttttatttttttattttattttatttatgtctttttttatttatttttggtggggggggggggggggggtggtggttaaAGTGAGGCCAAATTTGATTCTGGCCTTTATTAATTAGCGCTGGCTGTACCGGTACACGCTTTAGTGTTACAATATTATGTGATAACATACTACAGAATCAATAACAGGCAGATCGTCACCACTTTGCCGAATAAACACTATACCATTGTCTTATAattatttgtcaaacaaagtGTTTTATTAACCATCATATATGATATCGCAACTTAATCATATGCAGCTACACCAGTCAAAATTTATACTGGGCTCGAAATGAGTTCAGCACTTTGGCGAATTTAGTAATTACCACTGGGTAGGCAAAATTCCCCGCTTTAATACAACGATAACCCTATGTTTGACGCTATATAactttacattgataattttcgagtttGTCGGTaacaaatgtttcaaatattaagcaataatacacactacaggaagaaacgcTACAGCACAGTCTTTCAACAAGGTTCCGGTCAAAAACGTAggtgctgacgggtttcttcctgtcaTATATGTAGGCACATTTGGTAGAAATTCCGTGTTTTCGTTTTACAGTTATCTCTAACAGAGAGAAAATATAACAGTCTAGTTGTCCGCCAAGCTCTGGAAgggtagagtactcgggctatgatTAGCCAAACAGCCAACATGGTGGAGGTTTACAAAGGGTACATTATATTAAACTTAATAATGAAATACGCttgccaaattcaactttaattcgCGATTTAGTGAAGGAGGGCTTAAACCTTGATCAGTCCAGTCCTACGAAATGCGAGTATCACGACACGTAACTAAATACATGTCTAGGTTACATGTGTCACTCTGTTTATCAACGGCCGTTTATGTAAATGTTATCTTGATAATCATTACTTACTAACTGGTCTATTTTTACATGAACACACTTTGCTtgatcattttcttttcaacattttcTTTATTGCAGCCAGAACGCGTATAGCCATTAATCGCCGATTAGGTCAATACCAACTGTGGTTGGATTAGAGTATTTTtgcatgcccctataccaccaAGGTTTCAGGTTGAATGATAAATGGAATTCTAGACTACTGAATGGTAAACTGGAGAATACATTTTATGAACTGCATTAATTTAATGCTAATTGAAATCAATATATTCATTCGTCTATCAAattgtaacccccccccccccccccccccaggaacTTGTGTCTggtataatattaatgtttaaatactaTAACTATATTCAAAATGACAGTTTCAAGctatataaaatcatttaattttacctttattgCAGTTTGATCCATGCCATCCTCTATCACATCTACGCGAACAACCTGTGACGTCATCGCAGTCGACATCATCGCAATGACACGTGTAGTTACACTGCGAACCATACATCCGTGGTGAGCAGATACCTAGGAACGCAAAGAGCaatatatactcaaaggcaaaagttattgtgacctggattgtttggagtaatgaatttgtgaatggatttatggatgtaaaccagagaaaatgtgcatgaaacagctcaaagaaatgcaaccaagcagttgttgcagcgattgcatgctttgtgcaagacaCATGTActattcgggagaaatgctggtccagtgttcaccataaaaggccagacattcagttacaaatcattgccactctgtgcagccctCAGAaatccagaagtcagaaaaacatcactagtgaactgtttgatgcaatttcgtcatgccacgcctcggtaaaaatgacagatggcgagtcatacgGATGcctgaatctgggacctcgcagcgtgacgtcgcacgtcaattcaacgtccacagaaacaccatatgacacttatggcaacgatatcaacaaaacaaccaggtcaggggcCGTCCctgtagcggccgaccacccatgacaacccctcgccaagactcatggatccgaaccacgcatcgcgaaacaggttccagccaccaaccctcacagcccgtaccatcccattctccagcgtttagtggcctcaatgagacaacggtgccaggcctgtatcaaagCCGGTGGCTAAACCGCTGGTAGCGGCTCCTTCTGTGGCGCCTcccccagcccagcctgagGTAGAACAGAAGAGGAAGAACAAGCGCCGACGAGACACTGCTCAGCCGACAACGTCATTGTCTCCTGCTGACATAGAGAACGTTCCCTACCCGTCCTGTTTCAACTGTCCCGTATTACCAAGGAGGAATACGACCGGGCCATGGCCGAATTAGCCTTTGGAAGAAGGAAGGCGGAGTCAACTGATACCACCAGCAGGAAACCGCCttggcacccccccccccccccccaaggggCAGAACCCGTAGAGGGACCGAACACCTGGACTCTTCATGGCAGCCTCAAGAAGCGTTTTACCAACTACTTATTCACCAACATCAAGGATACTGCCAACCTACACTGCCAACCACGGTTCAGGAACTTTCAAGACATCATAGACGGAGAGGGGGAGTTCGAGATGCATCCAGTCACGCTCAACGATGGAGTTAATACTGTGTGTGTAACACATCGCCAGGACATGCTCTACAGCTAGGCTATACTGGTCGCCGAGATGGACAACGTCTCAATCCATCGTATCAAGAAGAAGATTTTCGGCAATGATCAGTACCCCAAAATAACGAAGCTGTTAGGTAAGCCTGACATCCACCAGCTGATTCCACAGTTAAACACCAGAGTTTGGCTCTCCTCGCCGTACACAATTCATTAATCTCAAAAAAgctttctttattttgttttgtaaatagtctgaggccctttatttttggcagtccgtctaaattgctccaatCATCTTCAACTTTGGATGAGCAGTCTAATGTTTTGCTTGGCCTCAACCTTTAACCAGACATGGTTTATTTCGAACTTACTTTCCAAATTCCGCTCACCTCAATCTTACCCTCCCCCAACCTGCCCcagaattggtcactggcgaagtcagagttcaagtccggggtgggcgtgcgtGAACCTTCGGAATATGGGCACGCCCACCCATACccatatttataaatgtctgCTTAAATCATATAGTTGTTGTTTCAAATGTACTGTAACGTGAACAAGACATTGGGCAGGGGCATCAAAATACACAAAGCACGCACCTACTCACATGCATacacaagaaaaataaaaataaaacggcATTACAGGAAAACCATTGATAGATATGTACAGACGTCCGATAGCTGCATGTCCCGGTGCTGCTTATCGAGTGAGCGCCCCTTGTTGTTAAGATGTGACTTGCAAACAAACACGTTTTGATGACTgcaataacatattaaataaatgtctcCGCATTAATATCAGTGGCTATATTTAGTgagtttctaatcgttctaatgtttgtactaaaCGTCACGAAAACCctttatgtatctatgtatttatgtatgaatatctatatattgtatgtatgacgaggttgactgttacatacatggCTATTAACGCACTGACACATGGGAttattaaatcctttctggcctcacaaattgtcccatgccgttgctgggactcgaacctgtgacaCCGAATTACCCCAAATTCCaaactaaccacgatgcgctctgagctattgaggcatccataaaatcATGTTCTTTAACTCAAACACATActtggggcctacaatctacgcggtcgatcccgcttacgtgcatgaaacagtgggcagacctggcactggatagtatgtattgatgtatgaatatcaatataattttattgtatgtatgacgaggttgactgttacacaCATGGATATTAACGCAATGGCACagaggataattaaatcctttttggcctcacaaattgttccatgccgttgctggcACTCGGACTTGTGGtaccgaattaccaaatgtttgacatccatttgccgatgattaattaatcaatgtgctctagtggtgtcgttaaacaaaacaaacttcttatttttattttatgtaggtGAAATGAAATATCTTGATCAGCTTTGTATTTCTGAGGAATATTACCATTGGTCTACTTCTGAACAATATTGAAGGTGCCTGTTTAAACGTTGCGCCTCTTCGCTATAAAAATCCCATGAATATATTTAGATATGTCTATTTGAatcatattgttgttgttgtttcgaATGTACTGTAACGTAAACAAGACACTGGGAAGGGAACACTGGAGCCTTTTAGAAACTATAATGTTGATTTGAAATGTCTACGGGCTGGATTTTGCCGAGCCTTTAAGCGCTCACCAGGTAGCGTGTTCTGTTCTGTATTCgggacaatctaattaaaattagctccactattacatgtggatctaaaaccttacttgcagaatcatgccagtgatttaaaaacaatttgaaaacattccgaattatcctgagggtatacgacatttttcgtgtgaattacgaatgccttaaagcatgttttattttataaaataaataatttgtaatgtaaaactgaagactgatttagttggggttttttttataaataaataaataatttttaatgtaaaattgaagactaatAACCCATCCAGTACGTATTATTATGGTTCGCTTTACTGCgaccactaaaatagactcgcccgatatttttagaatttgtatgctcccaaataacgttataaaaggcgaagtgtgattggtcaatatttatattattatttagagacgaaatgttacctggacattggagactacgcagtgttgttagtaatctgattaaaattagttattcTGGTCttaa comes from Gigantopelta aegis isolate Gae_Host chromosome 13, Gae_host_genome, whole genome shotgun sequence and encodes:
- the LOC121387499 gene encoding uncharacterized protein LOC121387499; translated protein: MSKCWSFLLLAASWLCFKTDSVAGICSPRMYGSQCNYTCHCDDVDCDDVTGCSRRCDRGWHGSNCNKENIALHSQSSYDPNWRKDPSLAVDGNLDQGYQAANCIVCLQDPVIPQHGGRWTWVENITYTN